Part of the Gallalistipes aquisgranensis genome, ATAGCCGTCTTCCAGAGCACGAGGAACGGAGCCTGCCGCGCCCCGCGGTCCGTCGCCGTCTGGTTCCGGCGGTAATGCTTCTGCACGATCTCGGCGAAGGTCATGCTCTGGTCAATATAAGCGTGCTGCATCAGCGAAAAGATGATGAAACTCTCGGTCGAGCCGGGCTCGTACCCCTCGTATTTCACCCGGTAGTCCTCCTCGAAACTGACCACGTCGTTCTCCCGCATGGCCACGTCCAGGTTGGCCTTCACCTTGCTCATGCTCATCACGAAAGTCGAACAGCCCGCCGCGGAAGGCGACGTCGCCGCATCGACATGGATCGAAAGGAAAAGGTCCGCCCCCGCCTTGTTGGCGATGTCGCCCCGGCGGGCCAGCTCCACGTACACGTCCGTCTTGCGGGTATAGACCACCTTCACGTCCGGCAGATTCTTCTCGATCATCCCCCCCAGCAGCAGGGCTACCTTCAGGGTGATGTCCTTCTCCCGGTACTGCCGGTAGGTGGTGCCGGGGTCCTTCCCGCCATGACCCGCATCGAGCACGATCGTCCGCACGCTCGCCCGGTCTTTCGCAGGGGCCTGCGCAGAGGCTTCCGCCGCAGGCTGCGCAAGGAACAAAAGCGACAGGGCCGCCAAAAATCCGTTTGCCGAAACTTTCATGTGCGAAAAGTTAAGTATCTGCGTTTTTTTACCTATTTTTGTCCCCGTAAAACGGCGCGGATATGCGGTCGAGAGCCACTTCCGAGGGGTTTTTGCCGACTTTGTCGGCAAAGGTAGTAAAACTTCTCCAAAAGTCAACTTTCCCCGCGCGGCCATATACTTTTATTTTTTGTCCCTGCGTTATTTTTGCACATTGTCGCCGGGTCGGATAAACGGGAGAACTTGAACAAACGGGTAAAAAAATATCTCTTTACCACGCTGATTCTCGCCTTGTGCGGGCAGATGGTCTTCAGCGGTTCGCTGCGCGAAGTGCAGCGGCCGGAGCGACGGAAGGCGGCACGGGCCGCCCGTGCCGCGGCCGAACAGCAGCGGAAGGACACGCTCCGCACCGACTCCCTCCGCCTGAGCGCCGATTCGCTCCTTCTCTCGGCCGATTCCCTGCACGGGGCGGATTCGCTGGCCCACGATTCGCTGGCCCGGGACACCGCCGCATCGAAGCCCTTTCTGGATGACGTCATCAGCGGAAAGAACACCGACTCGCTGGTCTACGACCTGAAGAACAAGACCGTCTACATCTACAACGAGGGCGACGTGACCTACCAGGACATGAACCTGAAGGCGGACTTCATGCGGATCAACATGGACACCAAGCAGATCTACGCCTACGGCAAACCCGACTCCACGGGCAAGGGCACCCGTCCCGAATTCGTGCAGGGAGGGGCCAGCTACACCATGGACACGATCCGCTACAACATCGACTCCAAGAAGGCGAAGATCCGCAACGTGGCCACCCAGGAGGGCGAGGGCTACCTGATCGGGCAGAACATCAAGAAAATGCCCGACAACACGATCAACATCGCCAACGGCAAATACACCACCTGCGACAACGTGGAGCATCCACACTTCTACATGGCCCTGACCAAGGCGAAGGCCATTCCGGGCAAGAAGGTGATCGTGGGCCCCTCGTACTTCGTCATGGAAGACGTTCCGATCTACTTTCTCGGCGTTCCGTTCGGCTTTTTTCCGCTCTCGAGCGGCCGCCATTCGGGATTCATCATGCCGGAGTACGGCGAGGAGTACGTGAAGGGCTTTTTCCTGCGCAACGGAGGATACTATTTCGCCTTCAACGACTACATCGACGTGGCCGCCACGGGAGGTTTCTACACGCTGGGATCGTGGGAGGCGGCGCTGGCCTCGAACTACGTGAAGCGGTACAAGTACCGGGGCGCCTTCAACATGCGCTTCTCGAAAGACATCATCGGGGAGAAGGGAGCGGCCGACTACGTGAACCAGAACAACTTCAACGTGACATGGACCCACACGCAGGACCCCAAATTCCGTCCCAACTCGACCTTTTCGGCCAGCGTGAACTTCTCCACCAGCGGTTATTCGAAATACGGATCGACCAACCTGAACGACTACCTCAACACCCAGACCAACTCCTCGATCGCCTACTCCAAAACGTGGGCGGGCAAACCATTCTCCTTCTCGACCAACTTCCAGCACTCGCAGAACTCGGCCGACACCACCATCTCGCTCAGTTTTCCCAACATCGTCTTCAACATTTCGCGCATCTATCCCTTCCGCCGCAAGGAGGCCATCGGCAAACAGCGCTGGTACGAGAAGATATCCATGCAGTACACGGGAACCCTGGCCAACAACGTGACGGTCAAGGAGCGCGACCTGTTCACCGAAAAGATGTTCAAGGAGATGAAGAACGGCGTGCAGCACACCATTCCCATCCAGACTTCGATCAACCTGTTCAACTACATCAATATCAGTCCCAGCGCCAACTACACCGAACGGTGGTATTTCAAGAAGATCGACAAGGCCTGGGACCCCGAACAGAACCGGATTGTCAACGCCGACACGACCTACGGTTTCTACCGGCTCTACGACTACCGCTTCTCGGTGTCGGCCTCGACCAAGGTGTACGGAATGTTCACCTTCGGCAAGAAATCCCCCGTGCAGGCCATCCGGCACGTAATGACGCCCAGCATCAGTTTCTCCTACACGCCCGACTTCGGTGACCCGAAATACGGCTACTACAAACCGATCCAGAGCGACTCCACGGGTACCATATCCTACTATTCGCCCTTCGAGGGCGGCATGTACGGACTGCCCGGACGCTCCCGGTCGGCCTCCATCTCGTTCAGCCTGCAAAACACGCTGGAAATGAAGGTCAAGAGCAAAAAAGACACCTCGGGCGTCAAGAAGATCAAGCTGATCGACAACTTCAGCATCAGCAGTTCCTACAACCTGCTGGCCGATTCGCTCAACCTCTCGCCCTTCTCGCTGAACCTGCGCACCACCATCTACGGCAACTTCGGACTGAACCTCTCGGCCACGCTCGACCCCTACGAAGTGGACGAAAAGGGGCGGCGGATCAACCGCTTCATGATCAAGCGGGGCAAACTGGGCCGTATCACCAACACGGGCTGGTCGTTCGGCTACACGTTCAACTCGAAGAAGTCGAACCAGCCGGCCGCCAACGACATCAACAGCCAGGGTACCCTTCCGCCCGACGACCCCGAATTCTTCACCAACCCGGAGGTCCAGGAACTCGACCCCAACACGCGCCGGGCCCTGATGACCTCCCAGTACTACGATTTCAGCATCCCGTGGAACCTCGGGTTCAACTACTCGCTCAGCTACACCAACAACGGCATCCGGAAAAACGTCATCCAGACCCTCGGCTTCAACGGCAGCATCAACCTGACGCCCAAGTGGGGCATCACGTTCAACGGCGGTTACGACTTCGAATCGCGCCAGATCACCCCGGGCGTCATCACCATCGCCCGCGACCTGCACTGCTGGCAGATGAACTTCTCCTGGGTGCCGGTCGGCTTCCGCAAAAGCTGGAACTTCAACATCGCCGTCAAATCGGCCATGCTCAAAGACCTCAAATACGAAAAACAGAACAGTTTCTACGATAACCTCTACGACTAACCTTCACGCTGCGGCACCGTTCATGCAGCGGCTAACCCGGTATTCCACTATGAAACGAATTCTTTTCACGACCATGGTACTTTCGTCCCTCCTCGCCGGCTGCGGCGCCCCTTCCGGGGAAAATCCCCTGCTCACCGAGTACGACACGCCGTTCGGCACCCCTCCCTTCGACCGCATCCGGCCGGAACACTATCTGCCGGCCTTCGAGGCGGCCATCGCCGAAGCCCGGGCCGAAACGGACTCGATCCGCAACAACCCGGCCGCCCCCACCTTCGAGAATACGGTCGAAGCACTGGAGCGCAAGGGCGAACGGCTCGGCAACGTCTCCTCGATCTTCTTCAACCTGCTCGAAGCGGAGACTTCGGAACAGATGCAGGCGATCGCGGAGCAGGTGAAACCCATGCTTACGGAGTTCTCGAACGACCTGTCGCTCGACCCCGTCCTGTTCGAGCGGGTAAGGACGGTGTGGGAGAGCCGCGACAGCCTGTCGCTCGACCCCGACCAGCAGGTGCTGCTCGAAGACACCTATAAGTCGTTCACGCGTCGGGGAGCCGGGCTCAGCGACACAGACAAGGCCCGTTTCCGGGAGATCACCACGGAACTCTCGGGCCTTTCGCTCCGCTTCAGCCAGAACGTGCTGAAAGCCACGAACGGTTTCGTGCTCCACCTCACCGATCCCGAAGCCGTGGCCCCGATGCCCGATTTCGTGAAAGAGGGCATGGCCCAGGAGGCCCGCGACCGGGGACTGGAGGGGTGGTGCGTCACTCTGCAGGCCCCCAGCTACATGCCGTTCCTCACCTACTCGCCGTTCCGCGAACTGAAGGAACGGGTCTGGATGAAGTACAACACGCGCGGACTGGACGCCGATTCGACCGACAACCGCGAAATCGTGCGCAGGATCGCCTCCCTGCGGCTGGAAATGGCCAATCTGTTGGGCTACCCCACTTACGCCGATTACGTGCTGGAGGAGAAGATGGCCGGCAGCCGCGCCAACGTGGACGCCTTCCTGCACGACCTGCTCGACAAAAGCCTGCCCTACGCCCGCAAGGACTACGAAACGATCCGGAATTACGCGAAAGCATCGGGCATGTACTCCGATTTCGAACTGATGCCCTGGGACTGGGCCTATTTCGACGAAAAATACAAAAACGAACACTATGCCCTGAGCGACGAACAAATCAAACCCTACCTGCAGTT contains:
- a CDS encoding N-acetylmuramoyl-L-alanine amidase family protein, which codes for MKVSANGFLAALSLLFLAQPAAEASAQAPAKDRASVRTIVLDAGHGGKDPGTTYRQYREKDITLKVALLLGGMIEKNLPDVKVVYTRKTDVYVELARRGDIANKAGADLFLSIHVDAATSPSAAGCSTFVMSMSKVKANLDVAMRENDVVSFEEDYRVKYEGYEPGSTESFIIFSLMQHAYIDQSMTFAEIVQKHYRRNQTATDRGARQAPFLVLWKTAMPSVLTELGFLSNARDRAFLLSEAGQRKVARSLFNAFSEYKSRVEGRTKTVQLGGEQDDTVTERNTESVTERMQERTGTGSSSAADGSGKITFAVQVKISYERLDPNDRVFGPFRGKVIEKKIGKYYKYFVGESGSYRDVSATQQRVRRTVKDAFMVAFRDGKPIAMAEARRLAGQ
- a CDS encoding putative LPS assembly protein LptD → MNKRVKKYLFTTLILALCGQMVFSGSLREVQRPERRKAARAARAAAEQQRKDTLRTDSLRLSADSLLLSADSLHGADSLAHDSLARDTAASKPFLDDVISGKNTDSLVYDLKNKTVYIYNEGDVTYQDMNLKADFMRINMDTKQIYAYGKPDSTGKGTRPEFVQGGASYTMDTIRYNIDSKKAKIRNVATQEGEGYLIGQNIKKMPDNTINIANGKYTTCDNVEHPHFYMALTKAKAIPGKKVIVGPSYFVMEDVPIYFLGVPFGFFPLSSGRHSGFIMPEYGEEYVKGFFLRNGGYYFAFNDYIDVAATGGFYTLGSWEAALASNYVKRYKYRGAFNMRFSKDIIGEKGAADYVNQNNFNVTWTHTQDPKFRPNSTFSASVNFSTSGYSKYGSTNLNDYLNTQTNSSIAYSKTWAGKPFSFSTNFQHSQNSADTTISLSFPNIVFNISRIYPFRRKEAIGKQRWYEKISMQYTGTLANNVTVKERDLFTEKMFKEMKNGVQHTIPIQTSINLFNYINISPSANYTERWYFKKIDKAWDPEQNRIVNADTTYGFYRLYDYRFSVSASTKVYGMFTFGKKSPVQAIRHVMTPSISFSYTPDFGDPKYGYYKPIQSDSTGTISYYSPFEGGMYGLPGRSRSASISFSLQNTLEMKVKSKKDTSGVKKIKLIDNFSISSSYNLLADSLNLSPFSLNLRTTIYGNFGLNLSATLDPYEVDEKGRRINRFMIKRGKLGRITNTGWSFGYTFNSKKSNQPAANDINSQGTLPPDDPEFFTNPEVQELDPNTRRALMTSQYYDFSIPWNLGFNYSLSYTNNGIRKNVIQTLGFNGSINLTPKWGITFNGGYDFESRQITPGVITIARDLHCWQMNFSWVPVGFRKSWNFNIAVKSAMLKDLKYEKQNSFYDNLYD
- a CDS encoding M3 family metallopeptidase, translating into MKRILFTTMVLSSLLAGCGAPSGENPLLTEYDTPFGTPPFDRIRPEHYLPAFEAAIAEARAETDSIRNNPAAPTFENTVEALERKGERLGNVSSIFFNLLEAETSEQMQAIAEQVKPMLTEFSNDLSLDPVLFERVRTVWESRDSLSLDPDQQVLLEDTYKSFTRRGAGLSDTDKARFREITTELSGLSLRFSQNVLKATNGFVLHLTDPEAVAPMPDFVKEGMAQEARDRGLEGWCVTLQAPSYMPFLTYSPFRELKERVWMKYNTRGLDADSTDNREIVRRIASLRLEMANLLGYPTYADYVLEEKMAGSRANVDAFLHDLLDKSLPYARKDYETIRNYAKASGMYSDFELMPWDWAYFDEKYKNEHYALSDEQIKPYLQLDKVREGIFLLANKLYGLTFRENRDIPVFHPDVTAYEVHDEKGRFMAVLYLDFFPRASKRGGAWMTSFRETYVDREGREVRPLVSVTCNFTKPTDSIPSLLTFDEFTTFLHEFGHALHGMLAEGRYASLTGTNVRHDFVELPSQIMENWATEKEFLDLWAVHYKTGEKIPAELIDKIVAARTYNAAYFNVRQLSYGLNDMAWHSITAPVTGSVVDFERRAMTPAQLLPVIPETGMSTAFSHIFSGGYAAGYYGYKWAEVLEADAFSLFKEKGIFNREVADSFRRNILSKGGSEHPMTLYERFRGRKPDNRAMLERMGIGK